The nucleotide sequence ATCCGAGAGAAATTGTTGTCTTTTGAACAGAATAATAAGTTGATAAACATTAAGGTGTTCAATCTGAACATTCACAGTATGATTAGATGGTCCTAGTTTGATTCGCAACCTGATCATATTACACAAATATTTTACAGAGTTTTGCAGGAGTTCAGAAATTATTTCGTTGTGTTAGTGAACCATGATCAATTAATAATCCTTCTCTTAGGTGAAATAATAACTGGTTACAGATTCttgattaaaaattagattattgCTCTTAGTTTGTTTACTTCATTTAAACTAATAGTTATTActgttgaatgaattttgtatACAAGTTATTGATCTTAAATTCATTCGGAATTCGTGGATATTACTGCACGTTTTGGTATGACTAGACGCGCAAGAAGATTAATCTTCTCTGGAGGTTTTAACAGTCTgaaaatgtttcagtaataaaTCACTGTCTGCTGACCTTGATTATCCTTAGTTTGATGGAAGTAAATGTTGTGTGCAGACAAGAAAGTAGCGTTTATCTAGTAGTCGATAATTAAAGAGTTTTGTTTTATCAATGTTGAATGGGTAATAAAAAACACTCAATTTTgtactttttaaaatttttagcGACTGCGTTCCAGTAGCAATGAAACAAGTCTACGTTGAATTTACTGAGTTAACAAGCGATATGCAAAGACAACTATGGGAAGTTAAGTAAGTTATAATAACAGAAAAACACGATTATTCTTTATAATTATGCTGGATTTAAAATTATCGATCACACGGTCCATGTTTATTGGTCTAGTGTCAAAACCTGAAGGCTTTCAGTTTGATCTTATGTAAAGTCATGGATAAACGCATTTAGTAAGCTTCAGACTGCAATTGATAACTGTTTAATGCACTTTGGTTATGGGATTGATGTCACTTCACCATGGAAATCAtcttcaaaataattaaaaaagccACTATTAGATGTTGTTTCACGTAATCATATATAACAATAACGTAATCATAACAACAAGAAAACTCGACCTACTAATAATGAAATCGAAATTCGATCTATCGTAAATGACATATAAGAAGCAGATTATAATTTCGACTTATCTCATTCGATGTCAAGTGGCTGATTTTACTTCATACGATATCCAAAAGTGGTGACATTAAGATTTTTTTCTTCCCTTTTTCATAAGCCTAAGTACGTGTAGAAGGTTTTCGGGTTGAGATTAACTTTCATTAAAAATCAACTAGGGATCACTAGTAAACCAGAAATCCTTTagtagctgtttcgtcctagcctGTGCATTTTTATTAGTTTACATACTACTTCAATGAGTTCTTGCCGAGTTACTCAAAGTGAACTATTTCCAGACTCTTGAATAACCTTATTTATCAATTTTAGCtgatttgactcatgatcttttCTTGGTGAACgctgtaaaacaaaaaaactagaTATTTATATTCCAAACAAGTAATATACCAAATAGTGTAGTACAATGATTTGCATATTGTTGGAACTACATTGTTGAATTGATGCACTGAAGAGGAATGAACCGTAGAGTACTCTATACTCGATTCTCTGATAAACTAAACAAACTCTGTCTTCTTGATGTCTTTTATTGAGGCAAACAGTTAAAGATTTTTACTAATGTTACGAAGTTGAATTTTTCCTCATGTATTTTACAGGAAAATGAAAcataataatttagtgaagcTCATTGGGGTCACATTTATATCACCTGTCTTATCATTGTATACAGAGTTTTGTGATAGAGGAAGTTTGTGTTACGTACTTCGACGTGATTCTATCCCGCTAAGTTGGAGTTTAAGGTAAGTGTACAGTACACAGgatatatttttgaatattctcacAAGACCAGAATAACATAGAATTAAATTACTATGGAGCATCTCtagtttattattacataacatttattaataactgATACGAGCCAATATTAATTAGAGTAAAGCAACATTATTAACTATGACTGTCTGACATATTCTGAATATAAAGATATTTACCACAAAAgtcaaattttttaaaaatcttgaaTAATTGCAAATTATATCTTAGATGATGAATTTTTCAGGAGCAAAGCAAATAATTTATGCTTTCCATGAAGAAGCTCATTAGTTCAGAAATTCAACATTGAATATTCAATAGAGAATTCAATTCATCATTGATTTACACTTCTAGATTAGTCACTATCTTGAATGAAGAAATATAACGATGAACTTTCATATGAATTTTAACAATTGCATGAACTGTTTTGCATAAACAGAATCTTGGATTTTGGGTTTTAAAAATCAACTACTATCAATGTTAAGTAACATTAAGTTTCAGTTTgagaaggacaggaggcttgatggcctgtgttagtcctggtaatggtggtctctcagttgatccaactttcttttgaaagagtcgactgATGGAGCCTTAAACACGTGCTGAAGTAAtgagttccactcgttgatgattcaatGGGAAAGTTGgtattcagctgacaagtaatttgttctcggcttatgaacttttttgaagtgtcctcgtaaattctctgttttggaagacaagaaaaattagggcatatcaggtgctaatttatcactaagtaatttgaaaactgttatcaagtcgcctctagctCTGcaatatgacaacgggaaaaggttcagcttggccagtagGGCTTCATACGGAAGATTCgttattccgggaatcagcttagttgccgttctctgaaccttttccagaagctcactgtcttttttcaagcaggggctagccgcttgtatgcagtactcaagtttaggacgtacgaacactgtatacaaagtcaaaaacgtcttagcgtcgaaatgactaaaagccctacgtattaaccgtaacgttctaaaacctttggcggctattgctcggcagtgtgcagtagtctttaggtcttggctaacgatgactcctaagtcattatatgtctggacgacaggtagctcagtgttattcatcgtgtatgtatctgtaccttgatgaccgatatgcattgcaacacacttggaagtatttatcggcaactgccaggtttgagaccattcagatcatttcttcaggtcattttggagttcttagctatcaccctcacattgtatcgttctccatatcctgacatcgtcagcatatagcaagaccgatgatgataggagacggggaaggtcatttacatacaagaggaatagcactggtcccaaaactgtaccctggggcactaagcacagttccccagctagataaccttgagttcacccgtactctttgttgacgctcaactaagaagtcttttatccacataaatagattgcctccaatcccgacatttcttatCTTAAATAACAGCCAGTTGTGCGGAACTTCGTcgaaagctttgctgaaatcaatgaaggctacgtctacaggtgaCTATTGGTCCTTTGAAGTAAAAGTTATTGACATCTAATTATAGAAATATGTATTTTGTTGAATATGAATTTAGTATAATCTTCTTTTTcttatatatttctttaaatagAATAGGTTTTTTAACTGGTCTTGCAAATGGTTTAGCTTATTTACATCATTGTCAGATTGTACATGGTCGATTGAATTCATCAAATTGTGTGGTTAGTGAAAAATGGACATGTAAAATAACAGATTATGGATTAGATAATTTAATTTGGTCAAATGATTTTGAAAAACATAAAACGTTTTTAGATAAACCAGAAAATTTACCATATATTCCACCTGAATATAGAGGTAAGCGTTAAATTTATGAAGGTTTTAtagtatttttaataatatcTTTAACAATATGGTattgcggggtcgtggatacctattgctgaggagtatcacaataggaggaaacggccatccagtgattccaggttttccatgatggtctaactttaattgactcatgatctcaactactgaaattactacaatctccacaaaacccttctgatactaatcaacatatgctcaccagtgactgtcttcaagaggtatatcctggagttctagtgagaagcagtgaccactggagttcaaccgggtcggttgtgagatagtaactcactgatgacaatggtgaatgtgtctctcagttttgtggattggttgaagttagacattaacaccgctggatgccggctatctcagtggtctactggttaggcgctcgcacgcgagactgataggtcatgtgatcaaatcccgcgaggcgagatcgtggatgcgcactgctggagtcccacaataggatgaaacggtcgtccactgcttccaggttttccgtggagatctagcttcaatttactcatgatctcaactactgaaatatgATAACAGTTTGACTAAATCTACGGAAAACATTACTGCTGGGATGTGCTTTATTGGTTAATTTTTGGGGCATTTTAATTTCTTATTTCTCAGGGAAGTTAAAGTAAGGGTATGTTCAAaaagttttaatttattatgaCACTAGTTTATTTTGGAGGTCATACATAAATAAGTCTATCCTCATTGTTACTATTTTGTAGCAAATGAACTTAGCTCATTTACATTAAAACAGTAATTCATATCTTTGAACTATAATACTATCTTTGATGAATTGAAAGGCGGGATAACTAAATGCTATGTATTTTGATCTTTTGGGTTATGTATATAATTACATTATGTATCATTATTTTGTAACACCTTATTTATTAATCTATATGAGTAATGAATAGGTATTTTCCAACGcttattattctttatgttcACAATTTTCTTCCATCTGTACCCTATTAGCCCTTCATTGTTTTACAGTATTTAATTGCTTTTTCATACTGAATAATACTTATGATTCTATCTTATTATACACTTAGTTATGGTAAATAGTTGTGAATATGATTGTACAGCTACGTTAAATGATATCGTTCAAATGGAAATAAGTATTAAAACCCGGAATTAAAGCGTATGAGAAATCGCATTTCATCCATCATAGGGTAGTTAAATAAATGTTGTTTGTCAAAAACACAGATACTATGAAAGAATCAACACTTGAATTGAATAGAAATAAGGCTCAGCTATAGGTATTGAACTAAGAATTGCTTGCTGAACATGCTAATCAGCTCCATACAACTTTTAGTTAAGTGGAACTTCGCTAATTTGATTATAAAATTTTCGATACGTATTCATTTAACCTTCAATCGTCTGCATATCGAATaaagctcagtggtctaataccACTATTGTTATCCACCCATCTTAGTTATGATAATTGTTTCAAGAAGTTGGTCAGTTCGCACAACATACCTAGATATCATTTGAAACTTTATTCATGCCAAACCCTGATCAGTTAGCATTACACATTGTAAATCATGGTATGTTTGTATCCTAAACACTTTGTTTTCATCCAATTTTGAAAACTTAATTAGACATTGTAAGAAGTGTTGTTAATGTAACGAAgtctttatttatttctttctttcaatGATAAGCCTAGATTGATCATGACATTTAGCTTAATGTCTGATGTTAATGATTTTAATTCCATTGTTCAGAATGCATCCAGTTAGCATCAGTTAAATAAATCTATTTCCAATTTTTTTTCTTAGATTATAAAGAAACACTATTCGTGCCAGCAGTAGACATATACAGCTTTGGTACAATCATGTGGGAAACGGCAAGTCGGAGTGATCCGTCTCAAgttagttttaaaattatttatgtgGTACAGTCGTTGTTTATAAGATAAGTTGGGTTGCAAAACATTATGTTCAAGAGGGTGATTAAAAATATCGATTATTGTAGGTTAATTTATTTGGTTTTTCACACTCAAGTTAACATGTTTGTCCTCTAAATCagcattattttttttatttgctaAATTAGGATGACGAATTTGTGGCAGATCCAATGTATAATCACCCGGAATTGCCGACTAAAAGACGTTTTGAAACTGATGTTAAATACGAGGTTGCAACAGTACCGCCTTTTGAAGAATACAACAATGTGAGTTTTAAGTCAAATAATTCCGGAAAAATTATTTCCTCAAAAGGTGTAACTTTTCCATGCTTACATTACGGTTTTGCACTTTAAGGGATGTTGACACGAAAATTTGATTCCTTTGGATAAAATCAAGGAACATTTCATGAACAGACGGTTTCATTGAAAGAATTTGACAATTTGAAGATCGGCGCCACAAGTTACGTTGCCTTGGATGAACATTATATATTTTACTATATCTTAATGTATGCTGAATTATTAAGTACTGTTTACTTTGCTTTCTGCCACTTATTGCATGATTTATTCTTCTAGGTGCTGTGCgaatttctcttcgaattcaaGTCTGGAATGGAAGTAGAGTTGCGATAAGTAGACCGATAGGAGTGTAGCTCATCTCGACTTATTATTAATGGTGTTAGTCAGAACGTAACATTGGTCACGTTTAGAATGCTCGGCTATAGATGATTTACAAAAAACGAGGCGGAAAAATTATGATAGGAATTGTGGTTTACAGGTCGAGTATGTTGTGATGAAAATCATCTCAAGATGTGGCAACTTACCTAATTGTTTATCTCTCCGATTACGATATAATATTTCCCCCAATATTTGTATTTCACTTGCTTTAAGGAAACATCTAAGCTAGCGCAATTTAAACTATTCCATTTTTGAATACGCGTATTAGTAAATTGTTAACAGAACAAACTAGCCTGACGAAAATGTATCATTGGGAGTCTCATGACTTTCTGGGCAATATCTTGTTTTCTTGGAAACCTTAATTTCTTAAGTTTcagtttatttatgaatattaatCATCATAGCACATATCACTACCTGTTCTGACGAGAATGTCATATAGAATCAGTAGTTCCATAAAGTCTCGTGGTTTGAATTAACCAAACTTCTAATCTCAGGTTGTGATTACTTTTTTGACagcaaaatattttattattgagtGAGTGTTTTAAGTTCCACACAGGTTTGTCTCAAAGATTCAtaaaatatcacagattgaaaccatgagtcagttgaagctagaccaccattgaaaactgactcatgatttcaatctgtgaaaatttctaaaaatctccacaaaccccttctgatcatAAAATATCAGTCACTAGAACAGTTCGAGACATTTTAACAATCTATAAGTATTGTGTTTAACTAGCTCCAATTACTTTGTTGCTTAGAACTTATACGCACATGGCGTTCAACCTTTTACAAGTTCTGTTGTGTGATTTGCAAGAAAGGACGAATAGTTTTTAAAGCAAACAGAAAAACATCACTTTCCAGTATGGGCCATTGTGGTGTATATTACTTATGtttgcagatataagtagtatgtaacacaagtcggaagtggaatgtctgTGAACAGAAGGTTGAGGAGATTAAAATGAACAGAAGAGAGAACGAAACTAATAGCAATCAAGATAACAATTCAAAGTAGTTGTGCAAATGATGTAATCGATGTATTATTTTCACTTTGTGATTTTGCATCCACCagagttctcgttcactacactatcacTTAATTGATTTCATATAATAATCATGTGATTATTGTTTAATTTGTCTTACATTAGTTGATGGAATCTTGTTGGAGTGAAAATACACTTAGACCAAACTTAAATGCAATTATAGAATGGTTGACAAAGATTAATCCAAAAAATATTGGAGTTGATGAAGATACAATACTTGTAAGTAGTATCATTTGCCTGTTATAAGTGGATTATAATGTTATTGTTGATTTTATCACTTTACAAATAAACAGTATATCTtaatttttcaataattgttattattagagAGTTCAAGCGCTTGTCACAGTCATTTTAAAACTTAACCATAAGGCAGATTGTTTAAAGAAAGGGTTTAAAATAATGCAGCACACTACTACGTTTCACGACAAGAATATTAGATTCTGTGTGGTTCAGAGTCTGAAAATTCTAAGCCTTATTTAAAGTAGTATTGTAGTAAATGATCACTTAGGTGCTATAAACCGATTTATTGTTTTACGTAAGATCAAACAATGGGTTAGTAAAATACGAAAATCATACATTTAACAAACCATTTGCACatccttttttgttttgtacTTTAGATACTCTATTATTCCgctaattctgttgttatttcgaTTACTCTCCGATTTTTCTGCCaattctcttcatttcaatctacCTCTGTCAAGTATGCCACTCCCTATTGATGCTACATAATATTGATATCTGTCggtataagtagcatacaccataatATGTCATATTTTGAAATTCTGTTATTACCAAACACAGTGTTATTCACTCATATGACAAACAAACTGATCTATAATTTTAGGGTTACCTTTTATAGTGAACTAATACcatacaaaaaacatttaagaaAAAGATCACCATTAGACAGTTGTTATGTCCTTATATGAATCGCATCATCAATGTGAATCTATGGTCTTACATAGATCAAATGAAAATATGCATTTGACAATTTTGTTACTTAAGTtgctttaaataaaataaaaattgtgcATAGATTTATCGTTTGACAAATACGTCTGTTATTTCCATAACACCAGCGCCATagaattcaaatattttaaatgttttgatCAATTATACAGATGATAGAATTTCTAAGTGAACATAATGAAATCACCGAAATTTACCATCATACAAACTAGACTAAGATGAATGATATCAAGACATATGAAACTTTATACAACACGAATGGACATTGAACTATTATTAAGCCTACATTGTAAGAGTGGATACAATAGTACTGATGAGTACCAtttcataaaaaaaattatgtaacTTGATAAAACAACTATTTTTATGGCTTTTATCACGGACTAAATGTCGTTAGATAAGTATTATGCataggaagcactgaacaactgttACATTTTAGTATGGGGTGCCCCAGTAGTGTACATTCACGACCCCACAGAGAACCAAACCCAGAAAATTCAAGTCTTGATGagagcgcttaacctttagaccaatAATCTGGCATCCAGTGGTCTATATGTTTCAGTTCAATAGGTTTTGCGATATCATACTACTATCTTCTATTGTCTCCGATGAATAATCGTTTCGCAcctgaaataatttatttccaGTGGTTACGGGTTTTAACTGAAACTTATTAAATTAACTTCTAAAAGTATTCGCTCGAGAGTTGGTGTAGGGGGTCTGTGGAGATTATCACGTTTTCACGGTTTGCAGTGCTTCCTAGATTTCCATCATTGTTATGTAAGCTGTGAAATTTCTTCAGTATTCATAAAGCCCCTTGTAccaaaaataattgttttccttttttgtgTTAAATTTTCTAACTACTCATGTTTGCTTCCTTTAATTTAAGACGAAAGAATATGCTAAATGTCTTGAATCTATTATTGAAGATAGAACACAAGCGCTTCGTAGTGAACAAAAAATGGCAGACACTTTACTTAACAGTAGGTTGAACATTTGTTTTGGGGGctaatatatacatgtatatccaATGGAGACTATGTCCatatgataatttattatttaattgtacATAAACTATAGACATAAATCATGTAAATTTTTTATACCATTCAAAATTCAAATATGATAAGCTTTGTGAACTTTTGTGATCTTATTGAAATCAAGGACTGAATATTCATGAATGGGACTATCCAATATATAATTGCAATGAAGCTTCTCTGAGACCCTACTTAGATGGAAGTTAAAAACTGACCATGAAAGTTAATGATTCATAGATCAATAGAAGTTTATAATCTACAaagttttaaatgaattattcattttacttaagTGTTCTCCATTAAAATGTTTGATCAAACTACTGttaaaaacatttatatttGTAGAATTTAATAGTCTATCGTTTACTATGCTTAATTCTACTGTCATGCATCGTAATGGTAAAATAAAGTCTTTATTATCTATAGAGATATAGTATCAATTTTCAGTACAACGTGGTTCGATCAAGGCGGCCTCCTTAAATATCTGAGCTACCTGCTCCTGCCGTctgaatatttcaacaagttatctgttttgttgttatttttagcatatcattatgcctattagtctcataacctattcaggtgagtttgtgaaatgtttaccacatttcgctgtacaagttacaaaaaagctcaatcagagacatcgCGGTTGCTGgaaatatgcatcgaaaagaatatacattaataaGATGTctattcctgaactgctaacatctaactacTTACCACTCAATCTTTATCGTCAATATCGATCAAGAACTAAGAAATGAAAACtcgctgaaatactttgtgctgagaattctataatgtaccaaaaacataatatttaatgaagccattaataaaaatattaacctGTTTTACCATGCAGTTGTCATTGTTTGAATATTGGCACAAACTAATTGTCACTTTTGCTTACCATTAAATACTTGCAGTTTACAATGTTTTGTATATTGTAAGGTAAATGAAAACCTAATTATTTCACAGTTACATATTTAGGGGGATTCATTTACCTTAAATAtagtataaaataatgatattgttAGTGGTCTAGAATGTTACAGAATATATTGCAACTGAgcgaaatatttattattccaAGTTCATTAAAGCACAAGTATGGATTCTGAACGGTTAAATTTACTGATTACTTTTAAGTGTAATTAGAGCACAGTTGCTAAAATTGcgttaatttataaataaccTTCGTTATAGTGGTTCAAAGCAAACATTTAGATTTGTCGAAACCTCcatacaaataaatttaatcCTTCTTGTCTGTTTGATAGCATATTGTATTGACATTTAATCTACCCAGGAGTTCGATAAGCACCTTCTTATAACATTATTTAAGAATATGTATATCATTTGATCTTATTGATCGATATATCTTTATATAAAACGTTCTTAATGTTCACAGTGTTGTATACTTCAAGTTACTAAACTATTCTACTAACTTATCTaaagcttaaattcacttggttttgtggtacttgaatcttcccattgatgattaggactacaattgatcagtctcttattggcgtaTGTCTATACTgcgcgtattgcctcgatattgccttaattcacaagcgttataagcaaacgcgcgttctggattccactgctagcaactATCCATCTTAGCTTATGTATCTAAAGTTTATTTAGTTAACTTGATTGGTTACATTCCCACATTTTtaaattcttttttaatttctaTAACAACTTTTTTCACTTTCTATCTTACTTTAGGTATGTTACCAAAACAAGTTGTAGAAATGCTAAGACATGGTGAGAATGTACCGCCTGAAGCATTTGAACAATGTACAATATACTTTAGTGATATTGTCGGTTTTACCACAATTTCATCAAGTTCTACACCATTTgaagtaataatttatttattattataagaaaTAGTTATTTAAATTATCTTCGTGTATGTAACTTCATTGGCTTTCGGTAAATTTTGAATGGTTGAACTTACGTATGTAAAGTACCATCAAGGATCTTTCATTATATATGCACATTACGGGTTTGAAAAACATTGTTGTTAATGTACTAGATAGATCTCCTAGAAAATGGTATTCTCTCTACAAAGAATGTTCATAAATAATTGACGAGAAGTGAGAAAATTGCTTGACTGGAAAGTATTAATTAGCGGGAGATATAGACTTAGAGCATTCAATCAGTTTATCTTAACCACTTAATACTAAACTAACTCCAGTGATTAATGCTAAGAATTCTTGATCAACTTATCATAACTATTCTTCTTCATTAATATTCAAGTATTATTGTGGATTACAGATTGATAGCACTTTGTAAATAGTAGTTTGGAACGATATACACTGATCTTTCCTGTTTTTTCTTCTATCTTTATGCATCAGCTGCATTCATCTAACCAGTGATTTATGTATGAaaacaatgattatttatttttacttgtTTTAAATAGACACGATAGTTCtgtttcattttgttattaAAACACAATGTTCATCTCACTGGAGTTTTACTAGATTAACTACCTGTAATTATATGAAAAAAACCCAATGATTATGGCTATTGGCGATAACGAAATAGACATATTTGAGAAATATTCCATCTTTTAATTGTATAGAAATCAAAAATTTCCATCAAATTACtaatattttaatggttgagatcatgagtcaattgaagctagaccaccatggaaaacctggaagcactggacgaccgtttcatcctattgtggtactcctcagcagtgctcatccacgatctcaacattcagtgctttcaggttttccatgatggtttaacttcagttgactcatcTTTAGTCAATTTTTAGTGAAAATTGATTAAGAAATAAGTTAGGGAAGTTGCTAAATCAACCTTTCTTCATTAATGTATAGATATATAGTTTgttaaataaaacttatttccAGGTTGTAGAATTTCTAAACAAATTGTACACTCAATTCGATGATATCATTGATCGATACGACGTTTATAAAGTGGAAACAATTGGTGATGCATGTAAGTAATGATTTTTcgtaacaattttattgttgaCTACATATTAGGTATGTAATTGTTGGAAATCTAAAAAGCAAACACAAATCTGTCATATTTCTTTGACACTTCCTAGAATTCTTAAAATGTTGCCTTAAAATTTTCCATTCCAGGGTTACTGTGGTAGGTTTCAGTTAACTGACGTTGAGTATCTTCTCTAGTAATATCAGAACAGTTGTCTCGTGAGTAAATGTGTTTGCCTATTTTAATCGTGTTGTTTGAGTATTCAGGTATTAGTTGAGTAGAAAAATAAGATGGAACAAGTGCTTATTGTTCTATGGAACGAAGAGTTGGTCAGTCATTAGATTTCTGTGAAGATTCAATCTTGATTTACAGATTTACTTAGCATTTTAACATATAATTGATAGTTTAAGTAAAATAATTGCAATCTGAGCACAAATAAATTATGATACATAAAGGTGAACGAAATGAGACCTATATTAATTGATTTCGTCATTCTAATTTACAGAATTTCACCAATGAAGGCAAGTTGGAGAAAAAGGAATTATTAATAAGATCAATAAAGCCTCAGATTAATCTTTTCGCTTTAATGTCATTTATTAAACAGATATGAATTATTATGATACTGATCCATCATTAATAAATTCACTATAAATCTCTTCTGAAGATCAGACGGTTAGATTTGCTTAGATGTTCTCTATCTACCCGTTTGAAACTCATCAGAGTAACTTTTATAGACATTCAACTGTTTGAATTCACTCTAGAATCTCTTGAATGTCACTTTTTCAAGTTTAAAGAGGAGGCACtgtttttcatcattattttagATATGGTTGCATCAGGTGTTCCAAGAAGAAATGGTGAACGTCATGCGATAGC is from Schistosoma haematobium chromosome 6, whole genome shotgun sequence and encodes:
- the NPR1 gene encoding Nitrogen permease reactivator protein (EggNog:ENOG410V8B6~COG:T), coding for MQRQLWEVKKMKHNNLVKLIGVTFISPVLSLYTEFCDRGSLCYVLRRDSIPLSWSLRIGFLTGLANGLAYLHHCQIVHGRLNSSNCVVSEKWTCKITDYGLDNLIWSNDFEKHKTFLDKPENLPYIPPEYRDYKETLFVPAVDIYSFGTIMWETASRSDPSQDDEFVADPMYNHPELPTKRRFETDVKYEVATVPPFEEYNNLMESCWSENTLRPNLNAIIEWLTKINPKNIGVDEDTILTKEYAKCLESIIEDRTQALRSEQKMADTLLNSMLPKQVVEMLRHGENVPPEAFEQCTIYFSDIVGFTTISSSSTPFEVVEFLNKLYTQFDDIIDRYDVYKVETIGDAYMVASGVPRRNGERHAIAIADMSLDLVSVSHSFVIPHKPDEPLKIRVGLHSGPVCAGVVGLKMPRYCLFGDTVNTASRMESTGEAYKIHCSETTHAILDRLGGFTFEKRGTITVKGKGDMQTWWITGRTRADLAKDCCPLPMNWKKRLKKTEPSNQTENP